A single genomic interval of Spinacia oleracea cultivar Varoflay chromosome 6, BTI_SOV_V1, whole genome shotgun sequence harbors:
- the LOC130463086 gene encoding ABC transporter B family member 11-like → MNKMLNATTYVLHVFFALTMAAIGIPQSSSFAPDSSKAKSVAASVFSILDRKSKINPSDESGMILDKGEIELRHLRFSYPTRHDIQIFRDLRLSFVEQQLDESTQQALHPKHPVHRNCVDYGKQGQSCFLQHKPNPIERI, encoded by the exons ATGAATAAAATGTTAAATGCAACTACGTACGTACTGCATGTTTTCTTCGCTCTTACCATGGCAGCGATAGGAATACCACAATCTAGCTCCTTTGCTCCTGATAGTAGTAAAGCCAAGAGTGTTGCTGCCTCAGTATTTTCAATCCTTGATCGTAAGTCTAAGATAAACCCAAGTGATGAATCTGGGATGATCTTGGATAAAGGTGAAATTGAGCTTCGGCATCTGAGGTTTTCATATCCAACTAGACATGATATTCAGATTTTTCGAGATCTAAGATTGAGCTTCG TCGAACAGCAGTTAGACGAATCAACTCAACAAGCGCTTCATCCAAAACATCCAGTGCACCGGAACTGTGTAGATTATGGTAAACAAGGGCAATCCTGTTTTCTGCAACATAAACCAAATCCCATTGAGAGAATTTAG